In Macrobrachium rosenbergii isolate ZJJX-2024 chromosome 49, ASM4041242v1, whole genome shotgun sequence, the following are encoded in one genomic region:
- the LOC136832366 gene encoding periaxin-like yields MKEIPVPSITMKEIPDPSITMKEIPIPSMAMNEIPVPSMTMKEIPVPSMTMKEIPVPSMTNKEISVPSMTMKEIPVPSMTMKEIPVPSITMKEIPVPPITMKEIPVPPITMKEIPVPSITMKEIPVPSMKPVPSIIMKEIPVPSITMKEIPVPSITMTEIPVPSITMKEIPVPPITMKEIPVPSITMKEIPACRQHSKSNYSE; encoded by the coding sequence ATGAAGGAAATTCCAGTCCCATCTATAACCATGAAGGAAATTCCAGATCCATCTATAACCAtgaaagaaattccaattccATCTATGGCCATGAATGAAATTCCAGTTCCATCTATGACCATGAAGGAAATTCCAGTTCCATCTATGACCATGAAGGAAATTCCGGTTCCATCTATGACCAACAAGGAAATTTCAGTTCCATCTATGACCATGAAGGAAATTCCGGTTCCATCTATGACCATGAAGGAAATTCCAGTTCCATCTATAACCATGAAGGAAATTCCAGTTCCACCTATAACCATGAAGGAAATTCCAGTTCCACCTATAACCATGAAGGAAATTCCAGTTCCATCTATAACCATGAAGGAAATTCCAGTTCCATCTATGAAACCAGTTCCATCTATAATCATGAAGGAAATTCCAGTTCCATCTATAACCATGAAGGAAATTCCAGTTCCATCTATAACCATGACGGAAATTCCAGTTCCATCTATAACCATGAAGGAAATTCCAGTTCCACCTATAACCATGAAGGAAATTCCAGTTCCATCTATAACCATGAAGGAAATTCCAGCGTGCAGGCAACATTCTAAGTCAAATTACTCTGAATAA